The DNA sequence actttatgcaaatttattttcccaaaaatgcattgttactttttctttagCTCCCCTGTCAGTGAGGCCAAGCTAATAGGTTGCAATGTATTCTTTAAAATGTGCTACTTTCTTGGAGTTACCAGCACTTCTGTATTTCATGTGAACTTTTGTAGTTACTTTCTCAAGCacattgtcaaaaaatgtgttaacTGCAAAGTGAGAGTGACACATGGCTTGaatgttatttttaaataaaatctgcCTTTGTGTATTGACTCCTTTCAAGTCTATATTACCTTCTGATATTCATAAGTTTTCACAACATTGTTGggtaatatttttcaaagtgttACTTTCTTCTTTTCAACAGACTCCTGATAAGCTCATTAGTGTTAATATTATTTTCTTATGAATGACTATTATtccgaaaatttgaaattatacgATGAACACTTGATCATTTGAAGACAGTAGTAACTTcattaacaaacaaaaattcattttttctgaTGGCCACACATCATCATCCAGTGTTGGTACAAATCAGTgaattgtgttgtgttgtattATGTACTGAAGGTTTTCAACAAGAAAAGGTGAAGACTATAAAAATGTACATGGAATCTAATCAAGGTTTATTCTTGTATTTATCATTACcatgtaaacaataaatattgtcatTAAACCCCAGCTACAAAATCTGTGACTATTTTTAGGGAGAGGATGGtactttaatttattttaaaatctaACATCACATCAAATACTAATTCATTAGTAGGAATGAAACCAAATTTATGCACTTTGTAAtaaattacaattcttttcaagAAAACATATAACATACTTGTAATACAAAAATATAGAACCATCCTAGCAAGCAAAGTTAATATTGCAGCTACTATGCAGAAGGATTATACAATAACTGTTAGAACAACAAACAAGGaatcaaatttgcaataaaGTCATGTGTCATCTGGTGCTCAGAATTATGGGGTAATGTATGATTGAATGCACATTATCTAAAAAAGTAGAATTGGAACAACTATTTTTCTAGTTACTTTTTTGTCCTCTACCTTCCAGCTATAAAATGTGTAACTTCTAGAACATGAGTGACAATATTCTTGGTGTTGGTAGTCACCAACCTTAATAGCAGCATAAAACATACAGCAATTTCTTCTACTCATTCTGAAAGTGTTCCAAAATGGCTTGTCTAATAATAGTACCTGTAATGTCATCTCGTACATTACCATTATCATTCGGGCCTTCAAAATCATCAACTCCCTCAAGCCACCGGTCATTAAATGGATTCCGATGTAACTCACAAAGATTGTGCAGGAtacaacatgcagaaattaTAGTTGGTATAATATCTAAATTACAATCATTCCTCTTAAGCAGACATCGCCACCTACCCTTAAGCCTACCAAATGCATTTTCAATCACAATTCTTGCACTACTCAGTCTTTTATTAAATTGATTTTGTTCTGGAGTCAGTCTACCATTATCAGAGAatggtttcattaaatttggaaGCAGGGGGTATGCTGGATCACCTAGCAATACCAATGGTACATCAACCAGATATATAACACCAGATATATTTTCTGTGGTATTAGGGAAGAGattattttgttgcaatttccTGAAGATGCCAGAGTTTGAAAATACCCTTGCGTCATGTACACTTCCAGCCCAACCAACACATACATTTGTGAAACAGTAATTGTCATCTGATATAGCTTGAAGAATGATTGAGTAAAATCCTTTCCGATTGAAGTAGTCTGATGGGTTTAATTCTGGAGCAAGTATTGGAATGTGAGTTCCATCTATGGCACCGCCCACTTGTGGAAAACCCCATTTGACACGGAATCCATCTACTATATTCTGAGgggagaaaaagaaaatgtaataGTTACTA is a window from the Ptychodera flava strain L36383 chromosome 11, AS_Pfla_20210202, whole genome shotgun sequence genome containing:
- the LOC139144582 gene encoding uncharacterized protein, translating into MTKATFRYLCNRLQNRIHRVHTRLRLAVSVDRRIAITLWRLSTNCEYRTIGHLFGVARSTACEIFRETCQVIREVLLKEVIQFPTQRNMQNIVDGFRVKWGFPQVGGAIDGTHIPILAPELNPSDYFNRKGFYSIILQAISDDNYCFTNVCVGWAGSVHDARVFSNSGIFRKLQQNNLFPNTTENISGVIYLVDVPLVLLGDPAYPLLPNLMKPFSDNGRLTPEQNQFNKRLSSARIVIENAFGRLKGRWRCLLKRNDCNLDIIPTIISACCILHNLCELHRNPFNDRWLEGVDDFEGPNDNGNVRDDITGTIIRQAILEHFQNE